One genomic segment of Armatimonadota bacterium includes these proteins:
- a CDS encoding 6-phosphofructokinase, whose product MKVGILTGGGDCPGLNPAIRGFVMRGLDFGLHVTGIRQGWRGLVQGIVDSEPLTVADVEPLIWQGGTALLSSRTNPYASPADLEATRANIRKYGFEALVALGGEDTLGVASRLFDEGINTVGVPKTMDNDLDKTDYTFGFDSALGVCVECIDRVRDTARSHRRVLVVEVMGRHAGFVALNAGIAGGADWILLPEETPDIGAMCRHLETVYARKGYAIVVASEGAVLAGADAGAGGGLDSFGHQSLSAVEVGRTVAAEIERRTEIETRHVVLGHIQRGGAPSAFDRVLATRLGIHAAECVHEGDFGKMVALRGNAIIRVELRDAVRARQVPTKLIAEARTLTNK is encoded by the coding sequence ATGAAGGTCGGCATTCTTACGGGCGGTGGCGACTGCCCGGGGTTGAACCCTGCCATCCGCGGCTTCGTGATGCGCGGGCTCGACTTTGGTCTGCACGTAACGGGGATTCGTCAGGGTTGGCGCGGTCTGGTGCAGGGAATCGTCGACTCCGAGCCACTCACAGTGGCCGATGTAGAGCCTCTCATCTGGCAGGGTGGCACCGCGCTCCTCTCCTCCCGCACCAACCCCTACGCGTCACCGGCCGATCTTGAAGCGACACGAGCCAATATACGCAAGTACGGGTTTGAGGCTCTTGTGGCTCTTGGTGGTGAGGACACACTTGGCGTTGCTTCCAGGCTGTTCGACGAGGGCATTAACACGGTTGGCGTGCCCAAAACAATGGACAATGACCTGGACAAAACGGACTACACATTTGGCTTTGACTCGGCATTGGGCGTTTGCGTGGAGTGTATCGATCGGGTTCGCGACACAGCGCGCTCTCACCGTCGGGTGCTGGTTGTTGAGGTGATGGGTCGTCACGCAGGCTTTGTGGCGCTAAATGCCGGCATCGCGGGCGGCGCCGACTGGATTCTGCTTCCCGAGGAGACGCCCGATATCGGCGCCATGTGCCGGCACCTGGAAACCGTGTACGCGCGGAAGGGTTACGCCATTGTAGTGGCCTCGGAGGGCGCCGTGCTGGCAGGGGCTGATGCCGGCGCCGGCGGCGGGCTGGATAGCTTTGGCCATCAGTCCCTGAGCGCCGTAGAGGTTGGCCGCACAGTCGCGGCCGAGATCGAGCGCCGAACCGAAATTGAGACGCGCCATGTGGTATTGGGTCACATCCAGCGCGGTGGCGCGCCAAGCGCATTTGATCGTGTGCTCGCCACGCGCCTTGGCATTCACGCGGCCGAATGCGTGCATGAGGGCGACTTCGGCAAGATGGTTGCGCTCCGAGGCAACGCCATCATCCGTGTGGAGCTCCGCGATGCGGTGCGAGCGCGGCAGGTTCCGACGAAGTTGATAGCAGAGGCCAGAACGTTGACCAACAAGTAG